TGAACGTGGCTaaaaaatgacttgaaaaaCATGGCTGTCTGACCCAAAGTGCTTGGTAGGTTTCTTAGAACACACTTGTTTCATGAATTCATATTTCACTCAGGcaactacataaataaaatgtcaatacAGTTGTTAGATTGAGTATCTAGAACTTGTATtgttcataaaaacaaaaagggaatGATCATTAACATTATATTTTGGTGGTTTTCTGTATGATATTTAATTTAGGATATAAATCTTACACAGAAAATTATATATTACCAATCATAATAATTATGTTGATGGAGACACCTGTCACCTGTCTCCAAAGTAGAAAGGGTCTGCTGAGcctttttttctgctttagTACACAtccaaataaaagttaaatttcAGTTTCATGTCTCTTACTTGCATGGTCTCACATATTTTCCCTCATAATCTTGCttggagttaaaaaaaaaaaaaaaaagaacagtcaAGTCGTTAGCTTCGTAACTGTCATTTAACCATTAACACTATAACTGATTTAAAGTTAACATTGTAAGTATTATAAATTGTGGGCCATAATATTGACACTTGAGACAACCAGTGCTTGCTTGCATATGAATAAATAGTGACCACAGGTTGTTGAAGTTTTGAGGTTTCTGTTTTACAAGCCTGCAACATTCAATACTACAAACTCCACTGCGACAGTTCCTGACCTCCTGAAACATACTACATCAGGAGCTGGGACAGGAAATAAGCCACAGGTGCTAAATTTTGTAATCAGCCAAAAACTAGAATCCTTCTGCACTGTGCATATACGGTTACATTTAGGCTACCATTGTTATAAGGCTTAATGGACTTTTTACACAAGGATGAAGATATACATTTTAGTAGTAAGTCAAATCTttggagaagaaaaacaaatagcttgtacatattttgaaattgtttttaaattctttGAGGTCTTCAGGGTTTTGCCTTCAAAAGAGAATTATGAGGCGGCTGCCTCCGTCAAATTTGGTCCCGCCTTCAGCCCTCAACAAAACTCTTGACGGGGGATTTCATGGTAAGCACTATTTTCTAACAAGCTATGCACTTTGTGGATATCTTTTATTTGTATCTATAATTGCAGCATTATGCTGATGTGGTGATGCTGTATCgtgatcagcacagtgcaccCCGAATGCTACCAATACTtccagagaggaagaagatttGATGGCAACGTCTTTGCGACACAGCAAAAATAATTACTAAAGAAACTGCTTTTCCATGTTGTAAGTAAGTTTTATAAATCGCCCCAGGCATTTAaaaatgcagttgcaaatgGCGTGTCTGCGTTTGCCAATGCTGCTCTATGCGCCTCTGTCTTGTACAGAGACTACAAAGCCAGGTAGCACGgtacacatgtatgtgtgtgcatgtgaccaGGATGATGCCACCTCTGCCTCAttttgagccaggaaaaaccctaaTCTAGACGAGTGCTGACAGTACTTCAATTTTAATTGTCGCCCTATATTTCTATTAACAGTCACCTCACTTAAATCTATAATCCTTAGTAGTGATCAACACAGAccataaaaatattttgcatcCAGTGCTCTGTGGTATGTTAGATTTTTGATAGCCAAACCATTTCCCTATGATAAGAGACTGAGTGACGCTACTCTTCCTTTGAGTTTCTTTTACTTCCATGCTCATTTTCCCCCCCATCTTTACCATACTATCTTGGTCTGACTCTAAACAAAGCGTCATAACATATTCATTGTGAGCAAgtataaacacctcagcattgtGTGGGCTTGTCTGTCCCGTCAGGCAGATGTCGTTAAGTTAGTCTGTGCCTTGAACCTGTATTTGTTGTGTAACACAGTCGTACAACAAGTTTCTGGCCGGCTCAGTGGACAGGAAACTGGTCTACATGTATTTATGTTCAAGTCCAAGTTGTAAATCTTTGCCAAGTTATAGGTGCTAAACGCAAGCAGAACTTAACACATGTACTGTATCATTTCCTATGAGTCAATAAACTGAAATAGATTAACCTGCCACCTTTGGCCCTTAATCAGTCGGACTGCTAATCTGGAAAAGACTGAGACGGCAAAATGGCTTAGTCACTTGCAATAATGGCTTTGAATGGGGTCAGGCTGTCAGCTTTCACCTATTGAATCTCTCAAAAGGGACCGAGTttgaaaagagaggagaggtgttGACAGTACGTAAAGCTATGCTGGTGTCCGGGGATCCAACCTGATATCTGACTGTGGCAGGTGCATAAATGACACTTTAGTGGGGGGCTTACCTCTGTACTGGCCCCCAGGCTTGATGACTTTGGTCCCACGTTCACGTGTGTCCTCCGCGGCCTGGGTCATGCGTTCCCGGGTCACCTGGTAAGAGTCATTAGTGGCACATACTGTGACCTTGTCCTGCACCGTCGCCAACAATGCCAGGTGTGAGGCCCCTGAGCTGGAGACAAAGAGGGAGCATGAGAAAGAAATGTGAGGCAGAGAGGGATTACCTTCTAGCAATGTGTGGTAAGACAGCAACAGTTGATTCAGCTGACCAGTGATTACCATTACCTTGACACATACTGATGGATGCACTCAAAGCTTCCCTGAGGGTTGTCCTTGCCCACATTAGACAGGTAGAAATCAAAATTGTGGAAGGTGTCAGAAGAGGAATTGGTCTTGGGAATTTTAATGCGCTGTAaatattcacacaaaaaaaacaaacaaatggagAACACAACTTATAGCATCTATTGACATCGGAGTGGTTAATTTACAGCATCGTTATAAAAACTGCTCTGAGCAATGTTTAAACCCCTTCAAATTTTGTGTCTACATCTGAGCTTTGGGTTTTGATGTGAACAACATGGGAGCTAGCATGAGAAAAGAAGGTATCTGAGGCCTAAGCAGCTAAGGAGAGGCTGTATGTGAGTCATGTGCGTCATGGAACACAAGCAGTGCAAAACACAGTTTATTGGCTTCAGATGGGTCTGAAATTAGTCTGTGCCTTTCTGGACAGTTCAGTAGACAGTTTGCAGAGGGGACACATTATTAATCCTAAATTAATGAAGAAATCAAAACTAGCTTGTGCAATGACCATCTCCAGAGATCACAACATCTATTCCAATATACTAATATGACTTACTATCTTCTGGTGTCTTGTTGCCTATTTTGCACACTATTCTTATACCATGATGTGTGTATAATCTAATCATTCAAATAAATACACGGGCCAACAGCGGTGACATAGATAAGTGTAAACTGACAGTACTTGAGTAATTGATTAAACTTTAATTAGAAAGAGGCAGTGGTTttattggttttaaaacagtcaCGTGGGGGGCATCAATGAATACAACTAAGCAAAAACAGTAAATGAACAAATTTCTTCATAAATAACTTGTCATTAATGGATGCAAAATTAAGCTTGCAGCTAACTACCTcaaatagaactagggttataTTTATTCCACATTGCATATTGTAATGTGAATTCCCAATCAGTCATCTTAAGGGGGTGGGGTACTTACCCCTTGGAGTCCTTTGAATTGTATCGTTGGCCGCACAGAAGGTACATTCTGAAAGCAAAGAGAATCAACAGTTAACCCCTACCAACACTTTATAAATGTAAAGGACTATTGGGAGAGCAATACCAGTttggtaaataaataacagctacACAATGTCGAATTAAGAAAACACCAGTCCTAGAACCTGCAGAACATGTTACAGTATTTAACTGACAAAAACACGGACAAACAGCAGAGCCTTAGGGTCCTGTCACACAGAGCATACCTAGTTCTGTCGAGGGCTGATTGATAAAACAACTCACGTTACAGCTTCTGTTAAACTTAAACATTGTGGCGGCTGCAGCCGACAGCTAGCTGACATCCACACGCCTTCTGTGCTTGTGTAAgagaaaataactaaagcagTAATTTGTTAACAGTGAATCTGTTAATAGTGAATTGAGGATGTCTCTGGTGCAGGGttgcaaattatttttttccttcatctTTAATCTCCAGATTATTTGACCAATCAATGGATAGTTTTTTCGGTCAATGAAATGTCATAAAATTGCTTTAATAAATTCCCCTAACAATTCTCCGAAGCCCAAAGCTTTGGcattagctttaaaaaaaaagttaatatcAAATCACTTATCAATATTGCTgctgggggttttttttgttcctCATCTGGAACGTGCTGCAGAAACCATGAGTGACTGTCGGCCACAAATACTTGATGACGGTCCACTGCCAGCCAACGTTCAGCTCTGCATCTCTGAGCTCTTAAGTTTAAATCTACAGAGGAACCATGTGAGTCAACTTAACCttatccttttttcttttttttttttttaaaagaggttAAGAGGTAGGTAAAAACCGCTCTCGCGTTTCTGACCACAAACATTGGAACTTGGACAACACTCAAATACAGCTGGTAATGTGAAGACGATATTTTCTAAATGTCTTTTGTTCTGTGTAGGTGCAGGCTTTGTGATGGGCGGCTACTTTAAACATAGGCAACAGCCACATATATGCAGTGGCTGATTTGGTGCAGTATAGGTTAGACTAGGAAAGCATAGGACTCCATGCTTATTCACACAGCAGAAGCCAACAGGAGAGGCAGTTGGCTAGATCATACACTTGTTGCATCAATTGGTTTGAGTGGAATCTGCATCTTAATCAACAACAGCTTCTCTAATTCCTGCACAATAAAACGTGCTTGCTAACTCATACATGAAACAAGACGCAGATAACTAAGGGCAACGTGTctacctattttttttttttttttttttttaagactgaAAGAACCATGTCATCGTTGTTAAAGCTAAGCTACTCCAAGCCACTGACCAACTCCCTCCCCACTGTCCATaaattcactcacacactgttctgatcacatttcacatcaccacagaaagacaaagatagCCAGCTTCCATAGTTCGATGACTGGTTGAGCTACAACACACATTactgagagtgagagagaaacaaaaagcagGCAGTTTTGGCTGCTCAGTCAGCAAGAGATGGCAGGCTGCCGTTCAATGCAGCGCACAGACCGACATTACCACATCCAATAAGGTTGTAGCATGGGCTGTCACAAAAGAATtcattcaacgtagtgatgccTCTGTTTGCCAGTTTtcagaaacagacaaaataataattttaaattgtgCCATTTATCCACATGTTCTAACACTCTGAAGACAATCCCTCTTTATTACATGGGACTGATAGTGAGCGGATGTTTCACATACAGGGGTGTGGGTAGTGTGTGACatacaggcagacacacaccaTGTGCCATAAAAAGCAGTCAGAGACCTCTGAACACTGCAGCCCCATGCTAAGCTACAGTGCATCAGCCCTGAGCTGAGACCTAGGCCAAGCCACTGTCTTATGTAATAGGGTTGTTGTTGGCAGAGTTTAGGTCAGGTAACTTGTCTTCGGGCCTCTGCAGTCTCCAGATTAGTTCACCTGTGTAGGCTATGTAGCGTCTCAACAGGATTACACTATTTGTACAGTTCAAGATTAACTAGTTGTATGTAATCTGCACACAGGTATGCAGCAATGCACAATAAGcacattcagtttcaaaagCTTCTGGATGACTGGTGTCAAGCTGTGCCTTTAATGAAGTAGGCTGCTGAGAGATAAAAAGCACAGGAATAAAATCACACTGATAGCAAGAGCAATTATACtattctctttttaaaataatatataggTTTTGCTGCTATCTGATACCATATTTTTGAAACTGCTGACTCTTCGCATGCAATTTGAGGTGAATGGGAgtatgcaaaaaaagaaaaagattcaGCAATTTGGCAAACAAGACCGAATGAAATATTTGTCCCGTTTAACGTTACATCTTTAAGGCACTTGCTCATATACATCCTGTGGCTAAAGTAACGTTACAGTGCGACAAGTCGTTTGACTGCGACGTTTTataattaaaagttaaatagcTAACTTAATAATACAAAGGAAATCCTGGCTGTGAGCTTCATATCCCTGCCAGGTTGTGGTGTTCGTTTTCTAACTAGCTAAAACGTTTATAGCGTCAGCCATATGGCAAGTTAGATGCTTGAAACGCCACTATGTTACCTTGTTATCAAGTTACATTAGCCTTTATTTATCTGCAACCTTTTATTTCCACCCTGCCACTGAGGCAAATACGACGTCGTCGAATGAAAGTTCATGTTAGTTAACTAAAGTTCAGCTATCGTGTTTAACTCTCAGTTTACAAAACGTTTGCGGCGACCAGTGTATTCGTCCATATGAAATGATCACTTTGCTAATTTGGTCAAAGTAGCATGAGTTTGACGAGAAAAGAATGGACTTGGTCTGTCCAGCCCAGCACAGGGGATTTTGACTAACGTATGGTTAGAGCTAACGTCTGCTAATCCGACTAACGTTACCTAACTTTACCAACAGGTTTTCTGTGTTAAATAACATTTGTCAGTTCGTGAAACCTGGCCAGAGCGTATGGCAAAAGCCTCATTTACCTTCtccatttgatttattttatgacACAAGacaaatgtaacgaaaaaggcACGCAGAACATCGCTCTGTCAACAGCTTAGCTAACTTTGTAGCTTTAGCTGTGCGTGGCAGTTAGGCTTCCCAGCAGAGACAAGCTGTGTCAGTCCGACAGTGCGGCTCATTTTAACTGCAATAAAACGCTCCTTTCACTTACCATACAATTTTGGTGGCTCTCTATCGCTCTCAGTGCTGTCTCGGTCAATTTGACGTGCAGTACGGTGACTCGGTCTGCGCTCTGTTGGCCACAATTTAATCCGTATCTCCCATCCTCGGAGAGCGCCGCCATCTTTACCAGCCCTCCACCATCGTCCCTTTGAGgctggagcatttagcagcccAGGCTCCCTGTGCTCACTCTGGCCCGGGGAGGGACTACAGCTGCTGCCTGAAGGGCTGACAATAGTGGATTGGTCTTGACTAGCTAGCGTGttactttttctcttttccagcacagtgaagTTACAGTACAGCATGTGTCATTGTGCTTTAGAAGACAGTATTGTGCATAAGCAGTGTACCATGTTTTGGTTTACTTATGCAACTAGATTTTGCTACCTATTTACAGAACCAAGACTGCACACTGCCCTATTTGGTCTTTAAATGCCTTATTAGAGGAACAAGTATGGTAACttgtttccctctctctgtaggACCAGAgcctctctctcaaacacacgtGTACCTCTAGGCAATACTGCCTGCTGTGTTTTGCTGACATGGTAGAACTAAATCTAGCCTACTGAAACTGTTAAAGGTGGCTTTTGTAGACTATGCTGCAGTGTAAAATCAGGTTTGTTCAAATACAGTTTAGCAGACATTGCAATAAATATCAGCACTTGTAATCTATATGTACCACATGATTGTGAACTGCTTTGCCTATTAGACTTGTATACATTCAAAACTGCTGGCACAtattcttcctctttctcaaaATAAGCTGCCGAACACAACAAGCATAGTGTGAGGTGAATAAACTAGGACAAAATTTCACAGCCAACTACTTTGTCTGTATGTTGGCCTAAAATCTCATTTCATGTGGTTCCTTTAATGATATAGTGTGACATCAGCACAAAGGGCACAAGTGTGTCCCCCCCTGTGAGCTGCACCTCCACTATCTCGCAGTGCAGTCCCCTTGACCTGGTGATTAGGGCAGCATGTTTTGGTGTGGAGTAGCCTCAGGCAGGGTGGGGAAAGGCATGTGTGAATCCAGCAGATTACCAAAGCTCTTCACCCCACCCAACCCCCTGACATACACGGatgcacacaaatacatttgtgacttcTTGCACATTAACCCGTCAACAAATTAGTTCTTCCTATTTCTCAGAATAAACTGCCCCACACAGATATGCAGTCAATTCCAAGATGAATACATGTGCAGAATGTAAAATCTGAAACAACATTCATCCATGACCATTAATGTCATTGATTGTACTCCTTGTCTATTCAACAGTTGTTCAACACAACCATTTCCTGTATTGTTCCTGCTCTTGGTTAAAAGAGCTGCCCAGGTTTGTCTGATAGGTTCCCTGCTgtgaaaacaattaaataaagtCTCTGGGGTGGATAGGACTCAATTTTAAAGCTTTTATGTTTACAGAAGCCCACCTCTTCTGTAAACACAGAAGTCACCTGATGGAAGCTCAAGAGCAGTGTGGAGAATAAAATCACACACCCTTTGTTTGAGGCTAAACATTAAACACAGGAAGATATGGATTACTTAACTGGGAAGTTCTTCCTCATACATTGTTTGCTGTGAACATTGATCACTGACAGTTTCATCTCTCAAATGCTCAAACTCCTCCTCATGTGATCCTTTATTATATTGTAAATGAGTTCAACTCCAACAAGTAGAGCTATCAACACCCACTAAAATCTTTACAGAATCCAGTCTTTCTCACTAGTGTAAATATTCAAAGGTTGTTTAtgcagtgaaaaaaaataaaaaacttcaaGCTGATGAACAGAACTGTTAATCTTTCTTGCTCAAGAAGTAAACTGCTTGTCAAACTCTGCTGTTCTCTGTCTGGTTATATCTTCAGGTGTGTCTGTTGGGTGAAGTAGCCATTTGGAACTATGTTTGCACAATAAGTCTGTTTTGAAACACCCTGGTATCTGCCACTTTTTCACATAGAAATGGACTCGAACGCCATTCAGCGCAAGTTCAAAGCTGGTAATTCAATGGCAGCTGGGTTGAAGAGTCAGACATCACACTGTATAACACTTAATCAAATCAATTaaagtatatttgcatttaGATGTGGGAAAGATGTAGCAGATAAGAAACTCATAATAGATATTTGCATAACTAGAGAACTACATTGGTTCAATATTAAAGTTCACCttgatgtgtaaaatatttacaacacTGTTCATATAGCTTCCTGTGTAGAAACTAAAGTAAAGGGGAATTAAATTATCAACACTTACTCGCAGGTGAGTAATTGCACTGTCATCAAAACGTCTCCAGCCGTTTCATTTACCTGTAAGTGACCTGTAATTGACACTAATAAGCAGGCATGGCAGTGGCACAGTGGCTCATTAGCTAGCACTTTTGCCTCACAGCAACATCCTGGGTTGGATTTTATCCAGATGCTGCAGCTTCTTGCttcagcacaaacacatacagggCAGGTGAACTGAAAGCTCCGAAGTGCCTCTTGGTTTAAATGTAAATCTGTATGGTGTTTGCCAGTCTGTGGATGCAGGTACAGGCCAAAAAACATGTGCATTGTTCCCAGGTAGTCTCCATGTTCTTTGGCCTAAAACGTACAtgactgtgcagccaggaaggcaAGCTCAATGCATCAACTTTTATAGTATTATATGTCATAATCAGAAACACTCTTGTTCAAACTCTTGATGAAAATCCACCTCACTATATGGCTGTGTTCTTACAGGTTTACTGTCCCATTAGTGGTTTAGCCAAACTGTTTCTTTAGCATCAAACCTTTATAAATTACATATCTGTGAGACAATAAATTACGCTAAATATTCACTGCCTGAATGTTTCTGTATAACGTTTTAATGTCCCAGTGTGAGCATGGCTGCTAATAGTGAAGGGCTGTCAATAATATGTTGGCCTTGTATTTAGAAAACAATGTGCTAAATTATCACCAAATaccaaacacattcacataaaacacaaaaaatcaaAAAGACAAGAGGAAAAAGTTCAACTCGGAGCTCATTGTTGGATCACAGAGTTAGCTAGTGATGGGCtaatagttttgttttaaaccaacaaacacacagagagtgCTGACCATTAGCAAAGTAAAGAACATTAATTTTATTACACAAGCTGGGccttattaatattatttttggaTAACATACCTACACATAGGTTAGCATAACAGTGTAAGCACCACTGTCAATATAGAAACAGCTGACTGAAAACTGCTTTACAACAGGGCCAATGAAGCTAAGGAACTACAACAAGACTTGGAGAGCTAAGAAAGGTGTGTTTAAATTTGTTCACACAGGAAAAAACACCCCCAAACAGAAAATGATGAACCCTAACCCTTTGCATTATGACAATTTCACTTCATCCCTTCTGTATAGCTACAGCCTATTTTCCTCTTCATCTGGACAAAGATCGGCGATCTTCCTACACATTAAGATTTAATGGCTGATAATCATACTGCCTCTTTTTCCTTGCTTTAGGTTATGCTGCTGCCAATAGGCAGTATGGATCAGGTAACCTATGTAAAAAACAACCTTTAGGTACGTGACTGAGGCATTCATAACAAAACTACAGCAAATGTTTTGGAGCATCTGCAGATCAGATTGtactatacagtatgtgcatgttCATATGTGGAGGCAGGATGTTATGGGACAGAAGGACTACAAAATATTAGgcaatttagttttttagttaGAATTTAATCACTCTGAATTGACATGTGAATACTGACAATAGGCCCACATGAATACACCTGTGTGAAAAAGCAGTAAAAAAATGTACTAACttcagtaaatattttttagaaATTATTGAGAATTAGATTCAAAAGATTATCTGAagtttaccttcagcttcactaaACGTGGCGTTCTGGCTCTGAGGACAAATTCTGTTGGCAGTGAGAAAAAGccatctgctgctgtttaaccctcccattaaaacacagcacacaagAAAGAGAAAGCCAAGTGGGAATGTGGGAGCATGTTAGTGTGTGAGGTAGAAAGAGAGACGCAGACCCACAACATAACAACTACCAACACAGGTCTTTTGAGTTTTACTCCAGCCCATAAAAGTTTTTAATGATTGCTTTAATACACCGAAACCAGTTTCATCGATTTGAAAATGATTATAGCTTTTGCTAAGTTTCACATGGTTGCTTCTATGCACATGTAACCTGGGGAAATAGCATCCCATATccattttccctccctccaCCTGGTATTGAAAGACCTTGAAACAGCAGCTTTTCCAGTTAATGATTGGCCACTGCGGGGAAAGTGTGCACTTACACTGTTGACTCTTATCGCTGCTGACCACAAAGCCACTGGAGCAAGCTGACATTAATGGAGGGAACAGTGCTTTGTATAAAGAGACAGGtcaatttcttttttgtctgttgtggAAGAGATAGCAGGCACGCAGAGATGCTATTCACACAAATGGGTCTTTAATTGACAGCAGATTGTGTAGTTTGCTTCTGTGTGATTAAAGGCTACATTCACTGGCCAGAAAATGGAAATTATGAATTGAATAAAGATGATTGGAATGTGTTTTCTCTTCGTcttttcccttcctctcctgtcctgtCATAACACTCTATGCTAATATTCAAGCAGAGATCTTCTTCAAATGTAAACACTAAAAACAGTAGTAGGAGGGAGATCTACGTCCGCACTTTATTGGGTTTGGCCATCAGAACTCTCCCGTCCTTCTTTTTAAATTGATTCAACATCTGTGCACCTTTCTCTCCTGCTTATTGTAAGCTTCACATTGTCTTCCCAAGGAGACTAGCCTCTGTACAGGCACATCAGCAGCCAGGGGTGAGTCCCACCAGCTATATTCTGGTGACAGTATACAGGTCGGCCTGTGGTCGATCAGGTAGCGGTTCAGGTAGCTCTCCTCGAGACCCCTGGCCATTACCCCATTAGCCTGGTCCTGCAGAATGAGCAAAGAACAGGCTCGAGCAAGTCTGTACATCTCAGAAACCAACCCTCCATACAACTCAGAAGTGTAGTAGTAGTCTCCTTCATCCTGCTCCACACAAGCTGATGAGACTTCTTCAACTTCGTAAGGAAATGCATTTCGTGGCATCCCATAGAGCTCTGGGTGCAATGTGGCCACCAGGTCTCCTAGGATTTCCTCTCCCACAGGGGCGATAAACTCCTGATCGATGTCAGCGCAGAAGATGTATTCAACCTCGTTGCCAATTCGGTTTCTGATGGCATCAGCAAGCAGGGCCATCCGGCGACGGGTTAGCCTGTCCCACCCAGGCAGCTCTGCAACAGGAACCACCTTCAGCTTTCGATCGGGACCCAACTTGATGGGGGGATCCAGAGGACGGGGATTGTCTGTGAGAATGTAGTATGTGACCCTCTGACCAGGGAGAAAGTGGGTTTCAGCTGAAGAGATGAAACGTTTGACGAATCGGGCATAAGTTCCAACCATAAGGGCCAGCAGACCTGTATGGATTTCCCGTTGTGCAAATTTAGCCCTACGCATATCTGAGTTATGGGTGTCACCCCACACTAAAGGACCACCCCATGGTGTCTCCAGAGGAGTTTGTGGTGCTGCTACCTTGACAAACTTCATGCCTGCCATTCCTCTTCCCCTGTCCATCCCCAAGGCATGAACTATAGGATGAGGTGACTCCACACTGACAGCAGCTTTATGTCCATGGAGGAAGTCTGAGGGggcaaaacattgtttttatttttacaccaaACTAGTTTTTCTGTGTTGTAGACACCTTTTGTAAAGTGTACTTTTGTAAAGCTCAGatccaattcaattcaatttatcaCAACTGACCTAATTTAAACTACTTTTTAATGTGCATATCTGTGTCTGGAACATTTAGAAGAAATTTTCTATAATTATGATATTCTGTCACAATTAAGACAGAATGCAAAAAATAGATCTTCCTGAATGGGATGGGATCTACTTAGCATGAAGTTTAAACaacaagtttttatttttacatttactttgcCGCTAGAAAATTCTTCTGTGAGCATTTAGTGTCCCGCCACAAAGTGTTAGAATAGAACAAATTCTTTTGTACACTTACATATGATAAGAGACAGGAGAAAACAGTACAGGACCAGCTGTACTCTTGTCACTCTGACTGG
Above is a genomic segment from Micropterus dolomieu isolate WLL.071019.BEF.003 ecotype Adirondacks linkage group LG18, ASM2129224v1, whole genome shotgun sequence containing:
- the LOC123956832 gene encoding globoside alpha-1,3-N-acetylgalactosaminyltransferase 1-like isoform X1, whose translation is MALFQLCKTPTGPVRVTRVQLVLYCFLLSLIIYFLHGHKAAVSVESPHPIVHALGMDRGRGMAGMKFVKVAAPQTPLETPWGGPLVWGDTHNSDMRRAKFAQREIHTGLLALMVGTYARFVKRFISSAETHFLPGQRVTYYILTDNPRPLDPPIKLGPDRKLKVVPVAELPGWDRLTRRRMALLADAIRNRIGNEVEYIFCADIDQEFIAPVGEEILGDLVATLHPELYGMPRNAFPYEVEEVSSACVEQDEGDYYYTSELYGGLVSEMYRLARACSLLILQDQANGVMARGLEESYLNRYLIDHRPTCILSPEYSWWDSPLAADVPVQRLVSLGRQCEAYNKQERKVHRC
- the LOC123956832 gene encoding globoside alpha-1,3-N-acetylgalactosaminyltransferase 1-like isoform X2 produces the protein MALFQLCKTPTGPVRVTRVQLVLYCFLLSLIIYFLHGHKAAVSVESPHPIVHALGMDRGRGMAGMKFVKRVTYYILTDNPRPLDPPIKLGPDRKLKVVPVAELPGWDRLTRRRMALLADAIRNRIGNEVEYIFCADIDQEFIAPVGEEILGDLVATLHPELYGMPRNAFPYEVEEVSSACVEQDEGDYYYTSELYGGLVSEMYRLARACSLLILQDQANGVMARGLEESYLNRYLIDHRPTCILSPEYSWWDSPLAADVPVQRLVSLGRQCEAYNKQERKVHRC